A single genomic interval of Romboutsia ilealis harbors:
- the aroQ gene encoding type II 3-dehydroquinate dehydratase gives MKVLVINGPNLNMLGNREPHIYGNATLDDLISFIKDTFRENFEIEFFQSNHEGEIIDKLHEANDTFDGIVINPGAFTHYSYAIYDAIKSININCVEVHISNIHKRQEEFRKNSVTAGACIGQISGFGFYGYILAINALVNSI, from the coding sequence GTGAAAGTCTTAGTAATTAATGGTCCAAACTTAAATATGTTGGGAAATAGAGAACCTCATATCTATGGAAATGCAACCTTAGATGATTTAATAAGCTTTATAAAAGATACATTTAGAGAAAATTTTGAAATAGAATTTTTTCAAAGTAATCATGAAGGAGAAATAATAGATAAACTCCATGAAGCAAATGATACATTTGATGGAATAGTTATAAATCCTGGAGCTTTTACTCATTATAGTTATGCGATTTATGATGCGATTAAATCTATAAATATTAATTGTGTAGAAGTACATATTTCTAATATTCATAAAAGACAAGAAGAATTTAGAAAAAATAGCGTTACAGCAGGTGCATGTATTGGGCAAATATCAGGATTTGGTTTTTATGGATATATATTAGCTATAAATGCATTAGTTAATAGTATATAA
- the smc gene encoding chromosome segregation protein SMC — MYLKRLEIKGFKSFPTKTEIVFNEGITAIVGPNGSGKSNISDAVRWVLGEQSAKSLRGDKLEDVIFVGTETKRPMNYCEVAITLDNSDNKLDLGFSEITIKRRAYRTGESEFFLNNKSCRLKDIKEILLDTGIGKDGYSIVEQGKVDEILSNNPVNRRKVFDEACGISKFRYKKQEAERNLKHTKENLERIDDIYIEIENQLKPLFLQQEKAVKYLELSEKLKVVEVNSCIKEVVELEAELDELNKHSDLLGSQSDEIQKQKCTLDKAFEETNMEIENIDEGINKSQDYINTIKSVISQKDAQVNLINEKIRNCKNDIHRNKEEIIYIKEKLNNDKINLENLINQKDEKEKVINELNIDIKSIESNNKDSREKIENINQNLEKLKDEIVNLLTNKQESTSKLSTLNANIENINLRKDTIDLDIKEIKYKIDKNKEEVSKALVKLEDKTKSMKDLKNNEVKTNNDLNLLLNKCNNIEKQIQNSKYSINDYKSKLNIYVEMENHYEGFNKGVKEVLKNKNLQGIQGALGQIIEVPSKFEKSIEAALGAYMQNIITNDEASAKFAINYLKKNNLGRVTFLPMNIIKSNKIDTRNIKVGTSFIGLASDLIKFDDKYRNIIENILGRTIIIDNIDNAIKFAKENNHKFKVVTLDGEILNPGGSLTGGSLRVSGNILSRKRLINEYREKIELLKVEIDKLYIEKKEIDSNINITRENLKQISMDITNLDKEFIIENAEVNKFKEEIKSLKVSVDKLENEKDGLGSNLEYILEKSKLIKKDILSIDTKHDENKSQIEILTNELKEYSSLYEDDKLKFDNLNLNLVKHNQIYESIIRDIQRISKESKALEDKYLQIEKSLNDKAIETSKLEEDIVIEETEKISLNKQLIDNTRSLETKKLSKESLKEKLESLNKELKNIDRQYIDLKESLFKVEGKIDRLKSNKEDHINNLYEKYEITLDQAIQMKDDSLDVDKRYLENMRREIRNLGNVNLDSIKEYEHIKERHDFYSEQKKDLEQSIEVIEKLIYELEENMKKEFEINFNKINENFKFVYKRLFGGGHGELKILDKNNILESDIEITAQPPGKKMKNLNLLSGGEKALTAISILFSIILAKPTPFCILDEIEAPLDDANIFRFGEFLKELSKDTQFISVTHRRGTMEAADYIYGVTMQEKAISKVLSLKLKEAEEIVDII, encoded by the coding sequence TTGTATTTAAAGAGGCTTGAAATAAAAGGATTTAAGTCATTTCCTACAAAGACAGAGATAGTTTTTAATGAAGGAATAACAGCGATAGTTGGTCCAAATGGTAGTGGGAAAAGTAATATATCAGATGCTGTTAGATGGGTTCTAGGAGAACAAAGTGCTAAAAGTCTTAGAGGAGATAAATTAGAAGATGTAATATTTGTGGGAACAGAGACTAAAAGGCCTATGAATTATTGTGAAGTAGCTATAACGCTAGATAATAGTGATAATAAATTAGATTTAGGATTTAGCGAAATTACTATAAAAAGAAGAGCTTATAGAACTGGAGAAAGTGAGTTTTTCTTAAATAATAAAAGTTGTAGATTAAAAGATATAAAAGAAATACTATTAGATACAGGTATAGGTAAGGATGGATATTCAATTGTAGAACAAGGTAAGGTTGATGAAATACTTAGCAATAATCCTGTTAATAGAAGAAAAGTATTTGATGAAGCTTGTGGTATATCTAAGTTTAGATATAAAAAACAAGAAGCAGAAAGGAATTTAAAACATACTAAGGAAAACTTAGAAAGAATAGACGATATATATATAGAAATAGAAAATCAACTTAAGCCGTTATTCTTACAACAAGAAAAAGCAGTAAAGTATTTAGAACTTAGTGAAAAACTAAAAGTAGTAGAAGTTAATAGTTGTATAAAAGAAGTTGTTGAATTAGAAGCAGAGTTAGATGAATTAAATAAACATAGTGATTTATTAGGAAGTCAATCTGATGAAATTCAAAAGCAAAAGTGTACATTAGACAAAGCTTTTGAAGAAACTAATATGGAAATAGAAAATATTGATGAAGGAATAAATAAGTCTCAAGATTATATAAATACAATTAAATCTGTAATATCACAAAAAGATGCTCAGGTTAATCTTATAAATGAAAAAATAAGAAATTGTAAAAATGATATACACAGAAATAAAGAAGAGATTATTTATATAAAAGAAAAGCTAAATAATGACAAAATTAACTTAGAAAATTTAATAAATCAAAAAGATGAAAAAGAAAAAGTTATAAATGAGTTAAATATAGATATAAAGTCTATAGAATCTAATAATAAAGATAGTAGAGAAAAGATAGAAAATATCAATCAAAATTTAGAAAAATTAAAGGACGAAATAGTAAATCTTTTAACTAATAAGCAAGAATCTACAAGCAAACTTTCAACTTTAAATGCTAATATAGAAAATATAAATTTAAGAAAAGATACTATTGATTTAGATATAAAGGAAATAAAATATAAGATAGATAAAAATAAAGAAGAAGTATCAAAAGCTTTAGTAAAGTTAGAAGATAAAACTAAATCTATGAAGGATTTAAAAAATAATGAAGTAAAAACTAATAATGATTTAAACCTATTATTAAATAAATGTAATAATATAGAAAAGCAAATTCAAAATAGCAAATATAGCATAAATGATTATAAATCAAAGCTTAATATATATGTTGAAATGGAAAATCATTATGAAGGCTTCAATAAAGGTGTAAAAGAAGTTCTTAAAAATAAAAATTTACAGGGAATACAAGGAGCACTTGGTCAGATTATAGAGGTTCCTTCTAAATTTGAAAAAAGTATTGAAGCAGCATTAGGTGCTTATATGCAAAATATAATAACTAATGATGAGGCTAGTGCTAAGTTTGCTATAAACTATTTAAAGAAGAATAACTTAGGTAGAGTTACATTTTTACCTATGAATATAATTAAATCTAATAAGATAGATACTAGAAATATAAAAGTAGGGACAAGTTTCATAGGACTAGCTAGTGATTTGATAAAGTTTGATGATAAGTATAGAAATATAATAGAAAATATACTTGGTAGAACTATAATAATAGATAATATAGATAATGCCATAAAGTTTGCTAAAGAAAATAATCATAAATTTAAGGTAGTAACGTTAGATGGAGAAATATTAAATCCAGGAGGATCTTTAACTGGGGGAAGCTTAAGAGTAAGTGGCAATATATTATCTAGAAAAAGGCTTATAAATGAATATAGAGAAAAAATAGAACTATTAAAAGTTGAAATTGATAAGTTATATATAGAGAAAAAAGAAATTGATAGTAATATAAATATCACTAGAGAAAATTTAAAACAAATAAGCATGGATATAACTAATCTTGATAAAGAATTTATAATTGAAAATGCAGAGGTTAATAAGTTTAAAGAGGAAATAAAATCTTTAAAAGTAAGTGTTGACAAGTTAGAAAATGAAAAAGATGGCTTAGGTTCTAACTTAGAGTATATATTAGAAAAATCTAAATTAATAAAAAAAGATATATTATCTATAGATACTAAACATGATGAAAATAAATCACAAATAGAAATTTTAACTAATGAGCTAAAAGAATACAGCTCTTTATATGAAGATGATAAGTTAAAATTTGATAATTTAAACTTAAACCTAGTAAAGCATAATCAAATATATGAAAGTATAATTAGAGATATACAAAGAATTAGTAAAGAAAGTAAAGCTTTAGAAGATAAGTATCTACAAATAGAAAAATCTTTAAATGATAAAGCTATAGAAACATCTAAATTAGAAGAAGATATAGTTATAGAAGAGACAGAAAAAATAAGCTTAAATAAACAATTAATAGATAATACTAGAAGTTTAGAAACTAAAAAATTATCAAAAGAAAGTTTAAAAGAAAAATTAGAAAGTTTAAATAAAGAATTAAAAAATATAGACAGACAATATATTGATTTAAAAGAAAGTTTATTTAAAGTAGAAGGCAAAATAGATAGATTAAAATCTAATAAAGAAGACCATATTAATAATTTATATGAAAAATATGAAATAACTTTAGACCAAGCTATACAAATGAAAGATGATAGCCTAGATGTAGATAAAAGATATCTTGAAAACATGAGAAGAGAAATAAGAAATCTTGGAAATGTAAATTTAGATTCCATAAAAGAATATGAACATATAAAAGAAAGACATGATTTCTATAGTGAACAAAAGAAAGATTTAGAACAGTCTATAGAAGTTATAGAAAAGCTTATATATGAACTAGAAGAAAATATGAAAAAGGAATTTGAAATTAACTTTAATAAAATAAATGAAAACTTTAAATTTGTATATAAAAGATTATTTGGTGGTGGTCATGGAGAATTAAAGATTTTAGATAAAAATAATATATTAGAAAGTGACATAGAGATAACAGCTCAACCACCAGGAAAGAAAATGAAAAACTTAAATCTATTATCAGGGGGAGAAAAAGCGCTTACTGCTATAAGTATACTATTTTCTATTATACTTGCAAAGCCAACTCCATTTTGCATATTAGATGAGATAGAAGCACCGCTTGATGATGCAAATATATTTAGATTTGGAGAGTTTTTAAAAGAGTTATCTAAGGATACTCAGTTTATATCAGTTACTCATAGAAGAGGAACTATGGAAGCTGCGGACTATATATATGGGGTAACAATGCAAGAAAAAGCAATATCAAAAGTATTAAGTTTAAAACTTAAAGAAGCAGAAGAAATTGTAGATATTATATAA
- the efp gene encoding elongation factor P: MVNASDFRKGVTFEKDGQPCLIVDFQHVKPGKGAAFVRTKYKNLKTGAIREEAFNPSDKFPKAHIDTRQMQYLYNDGELYYFMDEETYDQIPLNYEQVEDAIKFLKENEVATIRFYQGQAFQVEAPNFAELEVVETEPGIKGDTASNVTKAATVETGAVVQVPLFINQGDKIKIDTRTGEYLSRV, from the coding sequence ATGGTAAATGCAAGTGATTTCAGAAAAGGTGTAACATTTGAAAAAGATGGTCAACCATGTTTAATAGTTGACTTCCAACACGTAAAGCCTGGTAAAGGAGCAGCTTTCGTTAGAACTAAATACAAAAACTTAAAGACAGGAGCTATAAGAGAAGAAGCTTTCAACCCAAGTGATAAATTCCCTAAAGCTCATATAGATACAAGACAAATGCAATACTTATACAATGATGGTGAATTATACTACTTCATGGATGAAGAAACATATGATCAAATACCATTAAACTATGAGCAAGTTGAAGATGCTATAAAATTCTTAAAAGAAAATGAAGTAGCTACTATAAGATTCTATCAAGGACAAGCTTTCCAAGTTGAAGCTCCAAACTTTGCAGAGTTAGAAGTAGTAGAAACTGAGCCAGGAATAAAAGGAGATACTGCAAGTAATGTAACTAAAGCAGCTACAGTTGAAACTGGAGCAGTTGTTCAAGTTCCTTTATTCATAAACCAAGGAGATAAAATAAAAATAGACACTAGAACTGGAGAATATTTATCAAGAGTTTAG
- a CDS encoding prepilin-type N-terminal cleavage/methylation domain-containing protein, with the protein MKNRKGYILIESVITLSIIMILSSIIYSIVHLSINIKSNIEDKIELQQQAMEITNYIDELIGNSKGIIGITSKEEINNFLSVTSIKCKYNDSSNKLQDKEIKFVPSSNKLFIKDVTASSGYEIGDYVDKILISKENSDKIIDIKLNLSKNKQVYETKFTIDIINFNGEDI; encoded by the coding sequence ATGAAAAATAGAAAAGGATATATACTTATAGAAAGTGTAATAACATTATCCATAATAATGATATTATCATCTATAATTTATTCAATAGTACATTTATCAATTAATATAAAATCAAATATAGAAGATAAAATAGAACTCCAACAACAAGCTATGGAAATTACAAACTATATTGACGAATTAATAGGAAATTCTAAAGGTATTATAGGTATAACTTCAAAAGAAGAAATAAATAATTTCTTATCAGTGACATCAATTAAATGTAAATATAACGATAGTAGTAATAAGTTACAAGATAAAGAAATTAAATTTGTTCCAAGTAGCAATAAATTATTTATAAAAGATGTAACTGCAAGTAGTGGGTATGAAATTGGGGATTACGTAGATAAGATACTGATTTCAAAGGAAAATAGTGATAAAATTATAGATATTAAATTGAACTTATCAAAAAATAAACAAGTTTACGAAACTAAGTTCACTATAGATATAATAAATTTTAATGGAGAAGATATATGA
- a CDS encoding shikimate kinase codes for MKIILIGFMGVGKTSVGKQLARKLNFNFIDTDYEIERLTNKSIPDIFEQYGENYFRKLENSILEKFVKNEDIVMATGGGIITTKENYNILKNEEKVIFLDGSVETIINHVQNERNQRPLLKESENLSKKIEELLSIRYEKYIEVSDILIDINGKNIDEVISQILVYIG; via the coding sequence ATGAAAATAATACTAATAGGATTTATGGGAGTAGGAAAAACATCTGTAGGTAAACAGTTAGCTAGAAAGTTGAATTTTAATTTTATAGATACTGATTATGAAATAGAACGGCTAACAAATAAAAGTATACCTGACATATTTGAACAATATGGAGAAAACTATTTTAGAAAATTAGAAAATAGTATATTAGAGAAGTTTGTAAAAAATGAAGATATAGTAATGGCAACCGGTGGAGGAATAATCACTACTAAAGAAAATTATAATATATTAAAAAATGAAGAAAAGGTAATATTTTTAGACGGAAGTGTTGAGACTATAATAAATCATGTACAAAATGAAAGAAATCAAAGACCTCTACTAAAAGAAAGTGAAAATTTAAGTAAAAAAATAGAAGAATTATTATCTATTAGATATGAAAAGTATATAGAAGTAAGTGATATATTAATAGATATAAATGGTAAAAATATAGATGAAGTAATTAGTCAAATACTTGTTTACATTGGATAA
- the aroE gene encoding shikimate dehydrogenase, translating into MNINSDTKTICLLGHPIKHSFSPTIHNYLFEKYFENNIYVCFDIKEDKLKDCVYGIKALDIKGCNVTIPHKVNIIKYLDSIDDNAKLIGAVNTIKNKGGILKGYNTDGRGFVKSILDKGYDIKNKKVMIIGAGGACRSIAIELASEGVKSIEVRNRSLDRANEIIDSINNNFNTEANCSKDAINRSCLMDIDILINTTPIGMENDLCPIDTNIVIDKKLLVCDIVYKPKDTVFLNWAKRNNLEIIYGIDMLINQALEAFYIWTDINPCDEDFEYIKKLYEKSV; encoded by the coding sequence ATGAATATAAATTCAGACACTAAAACAATTTGTCTTTTAGGACATCCTATAAAACATAGTTTTTCGCCAACTATACATAACTATTTATTTGAAAAATACTTTGAAAATAATATATACGTATGTTTTGATATAAAAGAAGATAAATTAAAAGATTGCGTATATGGGATAAAAGCATTAGATATAAAAGGGTGTAACGTTACAATACCTCATAAAGTAAATATAATTAAATATTTAGATAGTATAGATGATAATGCGAAATTAATAGGAGCTGTAAATACTATAAAAAATAAAGGAGGAATATTAAAAGGATACAATACTGATGGACGCGGTTTCGTAAAGTCAATTTTAGATAAAGGTTATGATATAAAAAATAAGAAAGTAATGATAATAGGTGCAGGTGGTGCTTGTAGAAGCATAGCTATAGAACTGGCATCAGAAGGTGTGAAGTCTATAGAGGTTAGAAATAGAAGTTTAGATAGAGCAAATGAAATTATAGATTCTATAAATAATAATTTTAATACAGAGGCTAATTGTTCAAAAGATGCTATAAATCGTAGTTGTTTAATGGATATAGATATTTTAATAAATACTACGCCTATAGGTATGGAAAATGATTTATGTCCAATAGATACAAATATAGTAATAGATAAAAAGTTACTAGTTTGTGATATAGTTTATAAGCCAAAGGATACGGTTTTTCTAAATTGGGCAAAAAGAAATAATTTAGAAATTATATATGGAATAGATATGCTTATAAATCAAGCACTAGAGGCTTTTTATATATGGACAGATATTAATCCTTGTGATGAAGATTTTGAATATATAAAGAAACTTTATGAAAAGAGTGTTTAA
- the rnc gene encoding ribonuclease III — translation MKLNKNILDSIVQFESIIGYRFNNKEYILEALTHSSYSNENKDYNFNERLEFLGDSILSIVISDYLFKKETELPEGELTKLRANIVCEESLSEVAISIKLGQYMLLGKGEEATGGRERISILADAFEAVIAAIYLDGGLREASKFILTYMKDIIVNARKGKIFRDYKTHLQEVLQSKGEVNIWYKLIDEKGPDHNKKFVMQVGIDNKILGFGEGKSKKEAEQVAARKALDNMN, via the coding sequence ATGAAATTAAACAAAAATATATTAGACAGTATAGTTCAATTTGAAAGTATTATCGGATATAGATTTAATAATAAAGAATATATATTAGAAGCGCTTACTCATAGTTCATATTCTAATGAAAATAAAGATTATAACTTTAATGAAAGGCTAGAGTTCTTAGGAGACTCTATACTTAGTATAGTTATAAGTGATTACTTATTTAAAAAAGAAACAGAATTACCTGAGGGAGAACTTACTAAGTTAAGAGCTAATATAGTGTGTGAAGAATCATTAAGTGAAGTAGCTATTAGTATAAAACTTGGACAATATATGCTACTTGGAAAAGGAGAAGAAGCAACTGGAGGAAGAGAACGAATATCTATTCTTGCTGATGCTTTTGAAGCAGTTATAGCTGCAATTTATTTAGACGGAGGACTTAGAGAAGCTTCTAAATTTATATTAACATATATGAAAGATATAATCGTAAATGCTAGAAAAGGAAAAATATTTAGAGATTATAAGACTCATCTTCAAGAGGTTTTACAAAGTAAAGGTGAAGTTAATATATGGTATAAATTAATAGATGAAAAAGGTCCAGATCATAATAAGAAATTTGTTATGCAAGTTGGTATAGATAATAAGATATTAGGGTTCGGAGAAGGTAAAAGTAAAAAAGAAGCAGAACAAGTTGCGGCAAGAAAAGCATTAGATAATATGAATTAG
- a CDS encoding elongator complex protein 3 — protein MKKRIIPIFVPHRGCPHDCIFCNQKKITGVSTDITSEDVKNIVDEYLTTIDKDASVEIAFFGGSFTAIDIDIQRSLLSVAKEYVDKGLVNDIRMSTRPDCIDEDILSMLKEYKVSIIELGVQSLDEDVLRDSIRGHHAEEVFKSAKLIKDYGIQLGLQMMVGLPSDAEKKCIETARKFIGMEPDCVRIYPTLVVKETGLENLLNERKYSPFTLEESVQIVKKLLALFYVNNINVIRVGLQATDDIQLGKAILDGPYHPAFRELVESEMIKDYLESIVIRNKVKSNILVKTNKKNVSKIIGNKKSNSNYMKNELNIILKTKEENIDINTLEIVLDDKIEIKTNMNHIYESLYKIYNL, from the coding sequence ATGAAAAAAAGAATAATACCTATATTTGTGCCCCATAGAGGTTGTCCTCATGACTGTATATTTTGTAATCAAAAGAAGATAACAGGAGTTAGTACAGATATAACTAGTGAAGATGTAAAAAATATAGTAGATGAATATTTAACTACTATAGATAAAGATGCTAGCGTTGAAATAGCATTTTTTGGAGGAAGTTTTACTGCAATAGATATAGATATACAAAGAAGCTTATTATCTGTAGCTAAGGAATATGTAGATAAAGGACTGGTAAATGATATAAGAATGTCTACAAGACCAGATTGTATAGATGAAGATATATTAAGTATGCTAAAAGAGTATAAAGTTAGTATAATTGAACTTGGAGTGCAATCTTTAGATGAAGATGTACTTAGAGATAGTATAAGAGGTCATCATGCAGAGGAAGTATTTAAAAGTGCAAAACTAATAAAGGATTATGGTATACAATTAGGACTTCAAATGATGGTAGGTCTTCCATCTGATGCAGAAAAAAAATGCATAGAAACTGCAAGAAAATTTATAGGAATGGAACCTGATTGTGTAAGAATATATCCAACTTTAGTAGTAAAAGAAACAGGGCTTGAAAATTTATTAAATGAAAGAAAATATAGTCCATTTACATTAGAAGAAAGTGTACAAATAGTAAAGAAACTTTTAGCTTTATTTTATGTTAATAATATAAACGTAATAAGAGTAGGACTTCAAGCGACAGATGATATACAACTTGGGAAGGCCATACTTGATGGACCTTATCATCCGGCATTTAGGGAATTAGTAGAATCTGAAATGATTAAAGATTACTTAGAATCTATTGTTATACGAAATAAGGTTAAAAGTAATATATTGGTTAAGACAAATAAGAAGAATGTATCTAAGATAATAGGTAATAAAAAAAGTAATAGTAATTATATGAAAAATGAGTTAAACATAATATTAAAAACTAAAGAAGAAAACATAGATATAAATACATTAGAGATTGTATTAGATGATAAAATTGAAATAAAAACTAACATGAATCATATTTATGAAAGTTTATATAAAATTTACAACCTTTAG
- a CDS encoding CD1247 N-terminal domain-containing protein: MKYLYEEVAYLKGLAEGLDISKETKEGKIIHKIIDVLESFADSIVELDEEQCDLAEYVESIDEDLSDIEDDIYDDEEIDEDCDDLSFIEMECPNCNDLVEIDEELLYDDEVDVICPNCKAIILSSDDDDDYSCTDCDCEE, encoded by the coding sequence ATGAAATATTTATATGAAGAAGTAGCATATCTAAAAGGTCTAGCTGAAGGGTTAGATATATCAAAAGAAACGAAGGAAGGAAAAATAATACATAAGATAATAGATGTATTAGAAAGTTTTGCAGACTCTATAGTAGAACTAGATGAAGAACAATGTGATTTAGCTGAATATGTTGAGTCTATAGATGAAGATTTATCAGATATAGAAGATGACATATATGATGATGAAGAAATAGATGAAGATTGTGATGATCTTAGTTTTATAGAAATGGAATGTCCAAACTGTAATGACTTAGTAGAAATAGATGAAGAGTTATTATATGATGACGAAGTTGATGTAATTTGTCCGAACTGTAAAGCTATAATATTATCTTCTGATGATGACGATGATTATAGTTGTACAGATTGTGACTGTGAAGAATAA